A stretch of the Acidisarcina sp. genome encodes the following:
- a CDS encoding transcriptional repressor → MTNDNNYRLIDLVNSAAAIRFRELCAEHGLTATHQRQILFEVLQGMTGHPSPEQVYAKVKRRIPSVSLATVYKNIHLFIESGMFREVSPHHGSLRVEVNSRPHHHLVCTGCRSISDIDEEELGLPQKPKLLSSGFLVERYAVDVLGRCPACQEKS, encoded by the coding sequence TTGACGAACGATAATAATTATCGTTTAATAGATCTTGTGAACAGTGCCGCTGCAATCCGTTTCCGGGAATTATGTGCCGAACATGGCCTGACGGCGACGCATCAGCGGCAGATTTTGTTCGAAGTTTTACAGGGTATGACCGGGCACCCAAGCCCGGAGCAGGTCTATGCGAAGGTAAAGCGGCGCATCCCGTCTGTTTCTCTTGCAACCGTTTATAAGAACATTCATCTCTTCATTGAGAGTGGTATGTTTCGCGAGGTCAGCCCCCACCACGGCTCTTTGCGGGTGGAGGTCAACAGCCGTCCTCATCATCACCTGGTCTGTACCGGCTGCAGGTCCATCTCCGATATTGACGAAGAGGAGCTGGGGCTGCCGCAAAAACCGAAGTTGCTCTCCAGTGGTTTCCTAGTAGAACGCTATGCGGTCGATGTGCTGGGCCGCTGCCCGGCGTGTCAGGAGAAGTCCTGA
- the cysS gene encoding cysteine--tRNA ligase, producing the protein MTIRLFNTLSSQIEELYPGDGKTLRMYACGPTVYDYGHIGNFRTFVQVDVLRRFLKLQGVAVRHVMNITDVDDKIIRNAAAANLSIAEYTPRFEKAFFEDLDALAVERPEVMSHATECIPEMVALIQRLAAQDLAYKAEDGSWYFRIAGDPEYGKLSKKDFGGISDGARVDLDEYDKDSARDFALWKAPKPGEFHWNTELGPGRPGWHIECSAMAMKYLGESFDLHAGGEDLMFPHHENEIAQSEGATHKTFSRHWMHVRFLLVEGKKMSKSEGNFYTLRDLLLKGYKSSAIRLLLISNPYRHQLNFTFDGLQDATSSVERLRTFYQRVSTGKFPEGQNAELAAQTGKASDAFMAALENDLNTAEALAAIFDLVRIGNVAADSGSLLAENARQMLDALHKFDAVFAVLQDRDANLTRGALQWAEREGRMEQVAESVLVQASLSDSEIEALIAERNEARRTRNFARGDAIRKELSEKGIVLEDSKDGVRWKRK; encoded by the coding sequence ATGACGATTCGCCTTTTTAACACGCTGTCCAGCCAGATCGAAGAGCTGTATCCCGGCGATGGCAAGACGCTCCGCATGTACGCCTGCGGCCCCACGGTCTATGACTATGGCCATATCGGGAACTTTCGCACCTTTGTGCAGGTTGACGTCCTGCGACGCTTTCTCAAGTTGCAGGGGGTTGCGGTTCGCCACGTTATGAACATCACCGACGTGGACGACAAGATTATCCGCAATGCCGCTGCGGCGAATCTGTCCATCGCGGAATATACGCCCCGCTTCGAGAAGGCATTCTTTGAAGATCTCGATGCACTGGCCGTAGAGCGGCCTGAAGTGATGTCGCACGCCACCGAGTGCATACCCGAGATGGTCGCCCTTATCCAGCGGCTGGCGGCACAGGATCTCGCGTATAAGGCGGAGGACGGATCGTGGTACTTCCGAATCGCCGGCGATCCGGAATACGGCAAGCTGTCGAAGAAGGACTTTGGCGGCATCAGCGACGGTGCGCGCGTCGATCTGGACGAGTACGACAAGGATTCCGCCCGCGACTTTGCCCTGTGGAAGGCGCCCAAGCCAGGAGAATTTCACTGGAACACCGAACTCGGGCCGGGAAGGCCGGGCTGGCATATTGAGTGCTCCGCCATGGCGATGAAGTATCTCGGCGAGAGCTTTGACCTGCATGCGGGTGGCGAGGACCTGATGTTTCCCCACCACGAGAACGAGATCGCGCAGTCGGAGGGCGCCACCCACAAGACATTTTCCCGCCACTGGATGCATGTTCGCTTCCTGCTGGTGGAAGGCAAGAAGATGTCGAAGTCGGAGGGCAATTTCTATACCCTGCGCGACCTGTTGTTGAAGGGCTACAAGTCGTCGGCGATCCGCCTGCTGCTGATCTCCAATCCCTACCGGCACCAGCTCAATTTCACCTTCGACGGGCTGCAGGATGCGACCAGCTCCGTCGAGCGGCTGCGCACGTTTTACCAGCGTGTGTCGACGGGCAAATTCCCCGAGGGACAGAACGCCGAACTGGCGGCGCAGACGGGCAAGGCGAGCGACGCCTTTATGGCCGCACTGGAAAATGACCTGAACACCGCCGAGGCGCTGGCGGCGATCTTCGATCTGGTGCGGATTGGCAACGTTGCTGCCGATTCCGGCTCGCTGCTGGCGGAGAATGCCAGGCAGATGCTCGATGCGCTTCACAAGTTTGACGCGGTGTTTGCCGTACTGCAGGATCGGGACGCCAATCTTACCCGCGGGGCTCTGCAGTGGGCAGAGCGTGAAGGCCGCATGGAGCAGGTTGCAGAGTCTGTGCTGGTGCAGGCATCGCTCAGCGACTCCGAGATTGAAGCGCTGATCGCAGAGCGGAACGAGGCGCGGCGCACCCGCAATTTTGCACGGGGCGACGCGATTCGCAAGGAGCTGAGCGAGAAGGGAATCGTACTCGAAGACTCAAAGGACGGAGTTCGCTGGAAGCGAAAGTAG
- the nadA gene encoding quinolinate synthase NadA, with protein sequence MSVLTEVLTAPARENTAGEQCSLEHYLTLPDHSMDDRIAAARARLGTTTVLLGHHYQRDEVIRFADFTGDSYKLSKIAAETDARYIVFCGVHFMAESADVLGREGQQVILPDLNAGCSMADMADISQVEDCWESLERLGLTATMVPLTYMNSAASIKAFCGERGGLVCTSSNAQGAFRWALARGEKILFLPDQHLGRNTAWAMGIPLDEMVVWDPYQLHGGVTPERLRAAKVILWKGHCSVHQRFLPDHVDAVRARYPGIQVIVHPECRWEVCQKADALGSTERLIKLVNDAPEGTMFAVGTEIHLVNRMAQRFAAQNKRVITLDDTGCLCTTMYRISPQHLAWALENLVEGRVVNQIKVREDVKNWARVALDRMLEIRS encoded by the coding sequence TTGAGCGTATTGACGGAAGTTTTAACCGCACCAGCGCGCGAGAATACGGCGGGTGAACAATGCTCGCTCGAACACTATCTCACGCTCCCCGACCACTCCATGGACGACCGCATCGCGGCCGCACGGGCACGCCTTGGCACGACCACTGTGCTGCTCGGCCACCACTATCAACGCGATGAGGTCATTCGTTTCGCGGACTTTACCGGCGACTCCTATAAGCTTTCGAAGATTGCAGCCGAAACCGATGCGCGCTATATCGTCTTCTGCGGCGTGCATTTTATGGCGGAGAGCGCCGATGTGCTGGGCCGCGAGGGGCAGCAGGTTATCCTGCCTGACCTGAATGCGGGATGCTCCATGGCCGACATGGCCGACATCAGCCAGGTGGAGGATTGCTGGGAGTCGCTCGAGCGCCTTGGGCTGACTGCGACGATGGTGCCGCTCACGTACATGAACTCGGCGGCCTCCATTAAGGCCTTCTGTGGCGAGCGTGGCGGGCTGGTGTGTACCTCTTCCAATGCCCAGGGAGCCTTTCGCTGGGCCCTGGCACGGGGAGAGAAGATTCTCTTTCTGCCCGACCAGCACCTTGGCCGCAATACCGCATGGGCCATGGGGATTCCCCTGGACGAGATGGTCGTATGGGATCCCTACCAGCTTCACGGCGGAGTGACCCCGGAGCGTCTGCGAGCAGCAAAGGTGATCCTGTGGAAGGGCCACTGCTCGGTGCATCAGCGCTTTCTGCCGGATCATGTGGACGCGGTGCGTGCCCGCTATCCGGGGATTCAGGTGATCGTGCATCCCGAGTGCCGCTGGGAGGTCTGCCAGAAGGCCGACGCGCTCGGCTCCACCGAGCGGCTGATCAAGCTGGTGAACGATGCGCCCGAGGGAACCATGTTTGCCGTGGGTACCGAGATCCATCTCGTCAACCGCATGGCGCAACGCTTTGCCGCGCAGAACAAACGCGTGATCACGCTGGACGACACCGGGTGCCTGTGCACGACGATGTATCGCATCTCACCGCAGCACCTGGCATGGGCGCTGGAGAATCTGGTCGAGGGGCGCGTCGTCAACCAGATCAAAGTGCGCGAAGATGTAAAGAACTGGGCTCGCGTGGCGCTCGACAGGATGCTGGAGATTCGGAGCTAA
- a CDS encoding DUF2203 domain-containing protein: MKIFTLEEAQAVLPVVESLLERAMEAHRAALEIEGELQQLSQRIFLAGGMHIDVRAVNRQRLAHEEQTQRAREIVSEIDSIGVEVKDLEHGLLDFPCKLENEVVLLCWKQGEQRITHWHTVSDGFRGRKLIDERFQRTKPN; this comes from the coding sequence GTGAAGATTTTTACGCTGGAAGAGGCGCAGGCGGTGTTGCCGGTGGTGGAGTCGCTGCTGGAGCGCGCCATGGAGGCTCACCGCGCCGCCCTGGAAATTGAAGGGGAACTGCAGCAATTGAGCCAGCGGATCTTTCTCGCCGGTGGCATGCACATCGATGTTCGCGCCGTGAACCGCCAGCGCCTGGCGCATGAGGAGCAAACGCAACGCGCCAGGGAGATCGTCTCCGAGATCGATTCGATTGGAGTGGAGGTCAAGGATCTCGAACACGGGCTGCTGGATTTCCCCTGCAAGCTGGAGAATGAAGTAGTGCTGCTCTGCTGGAAACAAGGGGAGCAGCGCATCACGCATTGGCATACCGTGAGCGATGGATTCCGCGGCAGAAAGCTCATCGACGAACGTTTTCAGCGCACCAAACCCAACTAA
- the tatC gene encoding twin-arginine translocase subunit TatC, which translates to MADMIDRARTAVNERAELPGMSLMEHLEELRRRIIRSAIFIVLAFFIAYAFHQKIFEFMQKPIVTALTAHHLDPQLVYHNPIDPFNLYLKISFVGGAILAAPFVLYQVWMFISPGLYQNEKRYVVPFMSATVGLFLAGAYFGYRFVYPHALEFLIGYAGDFKPLIEINEYTDLFMTVILGLGLTFELPILVMFLALFGIVSAGFLWKNVRYAILAIFIIAAIITPTPDVLTMCVFAAPMVILYFISMGVAYLVHPDHRKKKAEQA; encoded by the coding sequence ATGGCTGACATGATCGACCGCGCCCGCACGGCAGTGAATGAACGCGCGGAACTCCCCGGCATGAGCCTCATGGAACATCTTGAGGAGCTTCGCCGCCGCATTATCCGCTCGGCGATTTTCATCGTCCTCGCCTTCTTTATCGCCTACGCTTTTCACCAGAAGATCTTCGAATTCATGCAGAAGCCGATCGTGACCGCGTTGACCGCGCATCACCTCGATCCGCAACTGGTGTACCACAATCCGATCGATCCCTTTAACCTCTACCTCAAGATCAGCTTTGTGGGTGGGGCGATTCTCGCTGCGCCGTTTGTGCTCTACCAGGTGTGGATGTTTATCTCGCCCGGCCTCTACCAGAATGAGAAGCGCTACGTCGTGCCGTTCATGTCCGCCACGGTCGGGCTCTTTCTGGCAGGCGCCTACTTCGGCTATCGATTCGTGTATCCACATGCGCTGGAATTTCTGATTGGATACGCCGGAGACTTCAAGCCGCTCATCGAGATCAACGAATACACCGATCTGTTCATGACCGTAATCCTTGGCCTCGGCCTCACTTTCGAGCTGCCGATCCTGGTCATGTTCCTGGCCCTGTTCGGAATTGTGAGCGCGGGCTTTCTATGGAAGAACGTCCGTTACGCGATCCTCGCAATCTTTATCATCGCGGCCATCATCACACCCACGCCCGACGTGTTGACGATGTGCGTCTTCGCCGCGCCAATGGTGATTCTCTACTTCATCAGCATGGGCGTGGCGTACCTGGTTCATCCCGATCACAGAAAGAAGAAGGCAGAGCAGGCATGA
- the nadB gene encoding L-aspartate oxidase gives METDFLIVGAGIAGLRAAIELAGVGRVLVVTKEQLGESNTNYAQGGIAVALGGEEDIHLHLDDTTRAGDGLVNQEAASVLVEEGPLRVEELLQWGTRFDREGGKLMLTREGAHSRSRILHANGDATGAEIGRSLLQHARTIPNITLAEWRACEDLIVDGDTVVGLVLVTREGERQAVRARAVLLASGGAGQVYSDTTNPPVATGDGIAMAWRAGAEIADMEFYQFHPTALSLPGVPRFLLSEALRGEGAWLRNSKMERFMERYHPLLELAPRDVVARAITREGMGAHPGETLPVYLDMRHVTGLNLQQRFPGITAFLREQGLDLGRDLIPVRPAAHYLMGGVKTDVHGRTSLKRLYAAGEVACTGVHGANRLASNSLLEGLVFGARAAAQMREETSLSGSITTLPEPASAASSGRPSALSSSSSAADLVTTIQHTMWEKAGLLRDAKGLESAAENLREVARAIPQFDTQRNQSVDTRAMIELRNLQTVGSLIVRSALAREESRGAHFRNDFPQRDDARFQKHSVLRGKDPVKFV, from the coding sequence TTGGAGACAGATTTTCTTATTGTAGGAGCTGGAATCGCAGGGCTGCGCGCGGCTATTGAACTTGCTGGAGTTGGCCGCGTGCTGGTCGTCACCAAGGAGCAGTTGGGAGAGTCGAACACCAACTATGCGCAAGGTGGAATCGCAGTCGCTCTGGGTGGGGAAGAGGATATCCACCTGCATCTGGACGACACGACCCGGGCCGGGGATGGCCTGGTGAACCAGGAAGCTGCGTCCGTGCTGGTGGAGGAAGGTCCTCTGCGGGTAGAAGAGCTGCTGCAGTGGGGAACACGCTTTGACCGCGAAGGCGGCAAGCTCATGCTGACTCGCGAAGGCGCGCACAGCCGCTCGAGAATTCTTCACGCCAATGGAGATGCGACCGGCGCGGAGATTGGCCGCTCCCTGTTGCAGCACGCTCGCACCATTCCCAACATTACCTTGGCCGAGTGGAGAGCCTGCGAAGATCTGATCGTTGACGGCGATACTGTCGTGGGTCTGGTGCTGGTGACGCGTGAGGGGGAACGCCAGGCGGTGCGTGCGCGCGCGGTGCTGCTGGCCAGCGGCGGCGCCGGTCAGGTCTACAGCGATACGACGAATCCTCCGGTAGCGACGGGCGATGGAATTGCCATGGCCTGGCGTGCCGGCGCCGAGATTGCCGACATGGAGTTCTACCAATTCCACCCCACAGCGTTGAGCCTGCCCGGAGTACCGCGCTTCCTGCTGAGTGAAGCGCTGCGCGGCGAGGGTGCGTGGCTGCGCAACTCCAAAATGGAGCGCTTCATGGAGCGCTATCATCCGCTGCTCGAGCTGGCTCCGCGAGATGTTGTGGCGCGAGCGATTACGCGCGAGGGAATGGGAGCGCATCCGGGCGAAACCCTGCCCGTCTACCTGGATATGCGCCACGTCACGGGCCTGAATCTGCAGCAACGCTTTCCTGGGATCACTGCATTTCTGCGCGAGCAGGGACTGGACCTGGGACGCGACCTGATCCCTGTGCGCCCCGCGGCTCATTACCTGATGGGCGGCGTGAAAACGGATGTGCATGGCAGGACTTCGCTGAAGCGGCTCTATGCTGCCGGAGAGGTGGCCTGCACAGGAGTACACGGAGCGAACCGGCTGGCGAGTAACTCCTTGCTTGAAGGGCTGGTCTTTGGCGCTCGCGCTGCGGCGCAGATGCGCGAGGAGACCTCTCTCTCGGGAAGCATCACGACGCTGCCGGAGCCTGCTTCCGCAGCCTCGTCTGGGCGGCCGTCTGCTCTATCTTCTTCCTCTTCGGCTGCGGATCTGGTGACAACCATTCAGCACACCATGTGGGAAAAGGCTGGGTTGCTGCGCGATGCCAAGGGACTGGAGAGTGCCGCGGAAAATCTACGCGAGGTCGCGCGCGCAATCCCGCAATTCGATACGCAGCGCAACCAGTCCGTGGATACCCGGGCCATGATTGAATTGCGCAATCTGCAAACCGTGGGCTCGCTGATTGTTCGCTCGGCGCTGGCGCGGGAAGAGAGCCGGGGCGCACACTTCCGCAACGACTTTCCGCAGCGGGACGATGCCCGGTTCCAAAAGCACTCGGTTCTTCGCGGCAAGGATCCAGTGAAATTTGTGTAG
- a CDS encoding DUF4337 domain-containing protein, with the protein MEANEAMELKEHGEHAGHDASLRPATFTMSFLAILVALTTVLGHRTHTEAVLVQNRSTDEWNLYQAKKIRQTDTALATDLLSAMALRDEAAAKKLAESYKAHQEKWNEDLAEEQKKATELQDEVGLIERRASRYDLGEALLEIALVITSITLLTRKQLFMYFGWICGLAGVICAASVLLIH; encoded by the coding sequence ATGGAAGCGAACGAAGCGATGGAGCTTAAAGAACACGGCGAGCATGCGGGCCACGATGCCTCCCTGCGTCCCGCTACCTTCACGATGAGTTTTCTCGCGATTCTGGTTGCGCTGACCACGGTCCTTGGCCATCGCACTCACACCGAGGCGGTGCTGGTGCAGAACCGGTCGACCGACGAGTGGAACCTTTACCAGGCGAAGAAGATTCGCCAGACGGACACTGCACTTGCCACGGATCTGCTCTCCGCCATGGCGCTGCGCGATGAAGCCGCCGCAAAAAAGCTGGCGGAGAGCTACAAGGCGCACCAGGAAAAGTGGAACGAAGATCTGGCCGAAGAGCAGAAGAAAGCCACGGAACTTCAGGATGAGGTAGGGCTGATCGAGAGACGCGCCAGCCGCTACGACCTGGGCGAGGCGCTGCTGGAGATTGCGCTGGTGATTACTTCCATTACCTTGCTGACGCGCAAGCAGCTCTTCATGTATTTCGGCTGGATCTGTGGACTGGCAGGTGTGATTTGCGCCGCGTCGGTTCTGCTGATTCATTGA
- a CDS encoding TerC/Alx family metal homeostasis membrane protein, giving the protein MIEGTPVSSWIGFHIVVLLLLLADMFLLQGKSHKLPARLAWGWTIFLAVFAGAFAFWILRTQGHQPALEFVSGYLIETSLSVDNLFVFLLLFRSFSLRPEDQHRALLWGIGGAILMRALFIAGGVSLLQRFDWIQYVFGGVLLFAALRLLRHPAEAADPSSPEARPAWIRWIESRSASQGSRPGLRTFLLIVLAVEISDLIFALDSIPAVLAVTRRPFIAYTSNIFAILGLRSLFFAVSGFLDRFRLLHYGLAAILAFVALKMLAAHWISIPVTVSLGVILAILAVAATLSLVIPAKRKAVSR; this is encoded by the coding sequence ATGATCGAAGGCACGCCTGTCTCCTCCTGGATCGGCTTTCATATCGTGGTTCTTCTGCTCCTGCTGGCAGATATGTTCCTGCTTCAGGGCAAGAGCCATAAACTTCCTGCCCGCCTGGCCTGGGGATGGACGATATTTCTGGCGGTTTTCGCCGGAGCTTTTGCGTTTTGGATCCTGCGCACCCAAGGCCACCAACCCGCGCTGGAATTCGTCTCCGGTTACCTGATTGAGACTTCGCTCAGCGTCGATAATCTGTTCGTCTTCCTGCTGCTCTTTCGCAGCTTCTCCCTGCGGCCCGAGGATCAGCACCGCGCCCTGCTGTGGGGCATTGGCGGCGCCATCCTTATGCGGGCGCTCTTTATCGCCGGGGGCGTCTCCCTGCTGCAGCGATTCGACTGGATCCAGTATGTCTTCGGCGGGGTGCTGCTGTTTGCCGCCCTTCGTTTGCTGCGCCACCCGGCAGAGGCCGCCGATCCCTCCAGCCCGGAGGCGCGACCCGCCTGGATCCGCTGGATCGAGTCACGCAGCGCGTCTCAGGGAAGCCGCCCTGGCCTGCGCACCTTTCTGCTGATTGTTCTCGCCGTCGAGATCTCCGACCTGATCTTCGCGCTCGATTCCATTCCAGCCGTGCTTGCGGTGACACGGCGGCCATTCATCGCCTACACCTCGAATATCTTTGCGATCCTGGGCCTGCGCTCGCTCTTCTTCGCGGTCTCCGGCTTCCTCGATCGATTCCGGTTGCTACATTACGGATTGGCGGCGATTCTCGCCTTTGTCGCTCTTAAGATGCTGGCGGCGCATTGGATTTCGATTCCGGTGACCGTCTCGCTCGGCGTGATTCTCGCGATTCTTGCGGTCGCCGCCACACTGTCCCTCGTCATCCCGGCAAAGCGCAAAGCCGTCTCCCGCTGA
- a CDS encoding M28 family peptidase produces the protein MRLISLAGLLTFSAATLGLAPSASAASAPAAHFNGARALETTRQFVAIGPRWPGSEGHRKAEAFLKKQFAKDALEDDAFTANTPVGPMQMHNFIVRFPGKKDGVIVLATHYETNYWLRDTGFVGANDGGATTGLLLELANYLRGRKLEGYSVWLVFFDGEEAIREWSRSDSTYGSRHLAARWQNDGTLKRIKGLLLADMIGDRDLNIWRESNSTGWLLDLVKQAATKYHYQGSFYAKEGAVEDDHLPFMQRGVPCADVIDLDYGPNNSWHHTTQDTMDKLSARSLTIVGDTFLESIRLLDQR, from the coding sequence ATGCGCCTGATATCCCTTGCAGGCCTCCTCACATTCTCGGCGGCAACCCTCGGACTCGCGCCATCGGCAAGCGCCGCTTCTGCGCCTGCGGCACATTTCAACGGCGCTCGCGCCCTGGAGACGACGCGCCAGTTTGTCGCCATCGGTCCTCGCTGGCCCGGCAGCGAAGGCCATCGCAAGGCGGAGGCCTTTCTGAAGAAGCAGTTCGCCAAGGATGCGCTCGAGGATGACGCCTTCACCGCGAATACGCCCGTCGGCCCGATGCAGATGCACAACTTTATCGTCCGCTTCCCCGGCAAGAAGGATGGGGTGATCGTGCTGGCGACCCACTACGAAACCAACTACTGGCTGCGGGATACCGGCTTTGTTGGAGCCAACGATGGCGGCGCCACGACCGGCCTGCTGCTTGAGCTGGCCAACTACCTGCGTGGACGAAAGCTGGAAGGCTACAGTGTCTGGCTGGTTTTCTTCGATGGGGAAGAGGCAATCCGCGAGTGGTCCCGGTCGGACTCGACCTATGGCAGCCGGCATCTGGCCGCGCGTTGGCAGAACGACGGCACGCTGAAGCGGATCAAGGGCCTGTTGCTGGCGGACATGATCGGCGATCGCGACCTCAACATCTGGCGAGAATCCAACTCGACGGGGTGGCTGCTCGACCTGGTGAAGCAGGCAGCAACGAAATATCACTACCAGGGCTCTTTCTACGCGAAAGAGGGCGCGGTGGAAGACGATCATCTGCCCTTTATGCAGCGGGGCGTACCTTGCGCGGACGTGATCGATCTGGACTACGGGCCAAACAACTCCTGGCATCACACCACACAGGACACCATGGATAAGCTGAGCGCCAGAAGCCTGACCATCGTGGGCGATACGTTTCTCGAATCCATTCGGCTGCTCGACCAGCGCTAG
- a CDS encoding twin-arginine translocase TatA/TatE family subunit yields MDSIFIFGLMLVLFGPKKLPEIARQAGKLMMEFRRASNEFKMQMEDELRAAEQADRQKKIDAEIQAAHAASAGSLTDGTTAATATPEPASAAGQATTEPATTEPDTAPSILPPSVGETVSSEPPNRYRTDAAANPGIANPEVTNPEVAPVGPSDTESASAAGNSAEDFYAQREAELRATAETTSVSVAESVTQPAAQAASANGSAVTEKLPGTEMYPDTAPMAESEQAPIHHG; encoded by the coding sequence ATGGACTCCATTTTTATATTTGGACTGATGCTGGTCCTCTTCGGCCCTAAAAAGCTGCCGGAAATCGCGCGCCAGGCTGGCAAGCTGATGATGGAGTTTCGCCGCGCCAGCAACGAATTCAAGATGCAGATGGAGGACGAGTTACGGGCCGCCGAACAGGCGGATCGGCAGAAGAAGATCGATGCCGAGATCCAGGCCGCCCACGCCGCTTCCGCTGGCTCTCTTACCGACGGAACTACGGCCGCCACCGCAACCCCTGAGCCGGCATCTGCCGCCGGGCAGGCGACAACTGAACCGGCGACAACCGAACCGGATACAGCGCCATCCATTCTGCCGCCCTCGGTGGGAGAAACGGTGAGCAGCGAGCCTCCCAACCGCTACCGGACGGATGCCGCAGCGAACCCCGGAATCGCGAACCCTGAAGTTACGAATCCCGAAGTTGCTCCGGTAGGGCCTTCGGACACAGAAAGCGCCTCCGCAGCAGGCAATTCAGCGGAAGACTTTTACGCGCAACGCGAGGCGGAACTCCGCGCTACTGCGGAGACTACCTCTGTCTCCGTGGCAGAGTCCGTGACGCAACCCGCGGCGCAGGCCGCATCGGCAAATGGATCTGCTGTGACCGAGAAATTGCCGGGCACGGAAATGTATCCCGATACCGCCCCTATGGCAGAGAGCGAACAGGCCCCTATCCATCATGGCTGA
- the tsaD gene encoding tRNA (adenosine(37)-N6)-threonylcarbamoyltransferase complex transferase subunit TsaD yields the protein MTHSSHAGSALAEDPSTQDRSTHGGLILAVESSCDETAAAVVERGSRTLSSVVASQIPIHSPYGGVVPELASREHLRNVVPVVRAALEKAGCRFSDLDAIAVTSGPGLAGALLVGISYAKALAYATGKPLVAVNHIEGHIHAVLLEQRQLSATQEPMPLPALALVVSGGHTHLYLTRQQGSSRDGGWTYHNVGRTVDDAAGEAFDKVAKLLGLGYPGGPWIDGLAPHGNSSAVPFSFSQVKAKAHRPGQRAALPRFLFSFSGIKTAVLHYVQVHGMQPSIDVRHRALAAIEHPKLSDVLALCDAPTLDLIASFQRAVVGDLKRKTFRAAEELGAHSILVSGGVAANRELRTRFTAEAAKRGLPIAFPSLALSTDNAAMIAAAAWPKLLAGDLAPANLSADPSLALGR from the coding sequence GTGACGCATTCTTCACATGCCGGGTCAGCTTTGGCCGAAGACCCATCGACACAGGACAGGTCTACCCATGGCGGCTTGATCCTCGCCGTAGAAAGCTCCTGCGATGAAACCGCGGCTGCCGTGGTGGAACGCGGCTCGCGCACGCTCTCGAGCGTGGTGGCATCGCAGATTCCCATCCACTCGCCCTATGGCGGAGTGGTGCCGGAGCTGGCCTCCCGCGAGCACCTGCGCAACGTTGTGCCGGTGGTTCGCGCGGCCCTGGAAAAAGCAGGCTGCAGGTTCAGCGATCTGGATGCCATCGCCGTGACCTCCGGCCCGGGGCTGGCGGGCGCGCTGCTGGTGGGCATCAGCTATGCCAAGGCCCTGGCCTATGCCACGGGCAAGCCGCTGGTTGCCGTCAACCATATCGAGGGGCACATCCACGCGGTATTGCTGGAGCAGCGTCAGCTCTCTGCGACGCAGGAGCCGATGCCGCTGCCGGCGCTGGCGCTGGTCGTTTCCGGTGGGCACACGCATCTTTACCTCACCCGCCAGCAGGGCTCCTCCCGCGACGGAGGCTGGACCTACCACAATGTTGGCCGTACCGTAGACGACGCAGCCGGGGAGGCGTTTGACAAGGTGGCCAAGCTGCTGGGGCTGGGCTATCCCGGCGGTCCGTGGATCGACGGTCTGGCGCCGCATGGCAACTCCAGCGCGGTTCCGTTCTCTTTCTCGCAGGTGAAGGCGAAGGCTCACCGCCCCGGACAGCGTGCCGCGCTGCCCCGCTTCCTCTTCTCTTTCAGCGGGATCAAAACCGCCGTCCTGCACTATGTTCAGGTCCATGGCATGCAGCCTTCGATCGATGTGCGGCATCGTGCTCTCGCGGCAATCGAGCATCCCAAGCTGAGCGATGTTCTTGCCCTCTGTGATGCCCCAACGCTGGACCTGATCGCTTCTTTCCAGAGGGCCGTGGTGGGGGATCTGAAGCGGAAGACGTTCCGCGCAGCCGAAGAGCTCGGCGCGCACTCCATTCTGGTCTCGGGTGGAGTGGCGGCGAACCGTGAGCTGCGCACCCGGTTTACAGCCGAGGCCGCGAAACGCGGCTTGCCGATTGCCTTTCCCTCGCTGGCGCTCTCCACCGACAACGCTGCCATGATTGCAGCGGCGGCGTGGCCCAAGTTGCTCGCGGGCGATCTCGCCCCGGCCAATCTTTCGGCAGATCCGTCGCTTGCACTGGGGCGGTAA